In uncultured Draconibacterium sp., one genomic interval encodes:
- a CDS encoding EamA family transporter: MWALFGLASALFLGIYDIFKKQSVNSNAVMPVLFFSTVASSVLFTPFIVLSFKSPELLANTGLYVPQLTAAEHLQVLLKSAIVVSSWVLAFFALKHLPITIVAPIRATGPLWTLIGALIIFHERLNVYQWIGIAITLLFFYLFSTAGKLEGINFKRNKWIYFIVAGTLLGACSGLYDKFILQRIDRVAVQAWFSVYQVAILLPFVLLNEKIRKRKNIHFEWRWTIPLIGLFLVIADYLYFYALSNEDALISVISALRRGSVLVAFVVGGVLFKEQNLKKKGAYLVGILAGILLITLGTVL; this comes from the coding sequence ATGTGGGCACTATTTGGATTGGCTTCGGCCTTGTTTCTGGGCATTTACGACATTTTTAAAAAGCAATCGGTTAACAGTAACGCGGTAATGCCCGTTTTGTTTTTTTCTACCGTTGCCAGCTCGGTGCTGTTTACCCCGTTTATTGTTTTATCGTTTAAATCGCCCGAATTATTGGCCAACACCGGTTTGTATGTACCACAACTTACCGCTGCCGAACATCTTCAGGTCTTACTAAAATCGGCCATTGTAGTTTCCAGTTGGGTGCTTGCCTTTTTTGCGCTAAAACACCTGCCCATTACCATTGTGGCCCCTATTCGTGCAACCGGTCCGCTTTGGACGCTTATCGGGGCGCTCATCATTTTTCACGAACGCCTGAATGTTTACCAGTGGATTGGAATTGCCATCACCCTGCTGTTCTTTTACCTCTTTTCCACTGCTGGGAAACTGGAAGGCATAAATTTTAAACGCAATAAGTGGATCTATTTTATTGTTGCCGGAACGCTACTTGGCGCCTGCAGCGGATTATACGATAAGTTTATTTTACAGCGAATAGACCGCGTAGCCGTACAAGCCTGGTTTTCGGTGTACCAGGTGGCAATTCTGCTGCCTTTTGTTTTGCTGAACGAGAAAATCAGAAAACGTAAAAACATTCATTTCGAATGGCGCTGGACCATCCCGCTTATCGGGCTGTTTCTGGTAATTGCCGACTACCTGTATTTTTATGCCCTTAGTAACGAAGATGCTTTGATATCTGTTATTTCGGCACTGCGCCGCGGAAGTGTGTTGGTAGCCTTTGTTGTTGGAGGCGTACTGTTTAAAGAACAAAACCTGAAAAAGAAAGGCGCTTACCTGGTGGGAATTCTTGCGGGGATTTTGCTGATTACTTTGGGGACAGTGCTGTGA